From a region of the Megalops cyprinoides isolate fMegCyp1 chromosome 13, fMegCyp1.pri, whole genome shotgun sequence genome:
- the bco1 gene encoding beta,beta-carotene 15,15'-dioxygenase, translating to MSFAAKTKEKTRKKTMQYDYSKNKEEHPDPIKAEIKGTLPDWLQGTLLRNGPGMFSVGDTTYSHWFDGMALMHSFTFKNGDVTYRSKYLRGDTYKANTEAKRIVISEMGTMAYPDPCKNILTKVITFLNHTIPDFTDNCGNNIIRYGDDYYATSETNYIRKIDPVTLETQDKVDYLKYLAVNLVTSHPHYDKAGNTYNMGTSIAEKGKTKYVVFKVPPSAQDSSKATPALKNLEVICTMPCRSLLSPSYYHSFGMTDNYIIFIEQPFKLDILKMATAYLRGVNWASCLKFHPEENTLIHVIDRKTGKEVASKFFTGAMVVYHHVNAYEEDDHVVVDVIAYDDNSLYNMFYLSSLQEDSEEKRKSYSKPKCKRFVLPLQTDKAEVGENLVRLKFTTANAVKEKDGKLLCEPEVLCEGVELPRINYDFNGRKYRYVYWTHAEMSAVATKIMKFDIETKKTIEWTEENCYPSEPVFIGNPNAIEEDDGVILTAVISLEAQKPDFMLVLDARSFTEIARANVDAELHMDMHGHFIPQRS from the exons ATGTCATttgcagcaaaaacaaaagaaaagacaagaaaaaaaacaatgcaatacgATTACAGTAAGAACAAAGAAGAGCATCCTGACCCTATAAAGGCAGAAATCAAAG GCACTCTCCCTGACTGGCTGCAGGGGACGCTGCTGCGCAATGGACCGGGCATGTTCTCTGTGGGAGACACCACTTACAGCCACTGGTTCGATGGGATGGCTCTGATGCACAgctttacttttaaaaatg GGGATGTGACTTACAGAAGCAAATACCTTCGTGGAGACACCTATAAAGCGAACACGGAAGCCAAAAGAATTGTGATATCTGAAATGGGTACCATGGCCTATCCAGATCcgtgcaaaaatattttgaccAA AGTGATCACCTTCCTCAACCACACTATCCCAGACTTCACAGACAACTGCGGGAACAATATTATTAGATATGGAGACGATTACTATGCCACATCTGAGACTAACTATATCCGCAAAATTGATCCGGTGACCCTGGAAACGCAGGACAAG GTGGACTACCTGAAATACCTGGCTGTAAACCTGGTGACATCACACCCACATTATGATAAAGCAGGAAACACCTACAATATGGGGACATCAATAGCAGAGAAGGGAAAGACAAAGTATGTGGTATTCAAGGTCCCACCCTCTGCACAGG ACAGCTCCAAGGCAACTCCGGCCCTAAAGAATCTGGAAGTTATATGCACCATGCCCTGCCgatccctcctctctcccagctaCTACCACAGCTTCGGCATGACCGACAACTACATCATCTTCATCGAGCAGCCCTTCAAACTCGACATCCTGAAGATGGCCACCGCATACCTGAGAGGAGTCAACTGGGCCAGCTGCCTCAAGTTCCAtcctgaagaaaat ACCCTGATTCACGTGATCGACAGGAAGACCGGTAAGGAGGTGGCGTCGAAATTCTTCACTGGTGCAATGGTGGTGTACCATCACGTCAACGCCTATGAGGAGGACGACCATGTGGTGGTTGACGTCATTGCGTACGATGACAACAGCCTCTATAACATGTTCTACCTGAGCAGCCTGCAGGAAGATTCTGAGGAGAAGAGAAAATCCTACTCCAAGCCAAAGTGCAAGAGATTTGTCCTACCTCTGCAGACTGACAAG GCCGAGGTTGGAGAAAATCTAGTGAGGTTAAAATTCACAACAGCCAATGCTGTGAAGGAGAAAGATGGCAAACTGCTTTGCGAGCCAGAAGTTCTTTGTGAAG GGGTGGAACTACCCAGGATTAACTATGACTTTAATGGGAGGAAGTACAGATATGTCTACTGGACCCATGCAGAGATGTCAGCAGTTGCTACAAAG ataatgAAGTTTGATATTGAAACAAAGAAGACTATTGAATGGACAGAAGAGAACTGCTACCCATCTGAACCAGTCTTCATTGGCAACCCCAATGCAATAGAGGAGGATGACG GTGTGATTTTGACTGCGGTCATCTCTCTGGAGGCGCAGAAACCTGACTTCATGCTGGTGCTGGATGCCCGGTCGTTCACGGAGATCGCCCGTGCCAATGTGGATGCAGAGCTTCATATGGACATGCACGGACACTTCATCCCCCAGCGCAGTTAG
- the bola3 gene encoding bolA-like protein 3 isoform X1: MIPLSRILRMNETVIITRQVQRALSSQTDGEVRIAQILREKFPQAASLKVVDISGGCGAMYEIHIESDEFKGKRTVQQHQLVNQALKDEIQAMHGLRIFTDVPRE, translated from the exons ATGATTCCTCTTTCCAGAATTCTTCGCATGAATGAA ACCGTTATAATAACAAGACAAGTGCAGAGGGCGCTCTCGTCCCAGACGGATGGAGAAGTACGAATCGCGCAGATATTAAGAGAAAAGTTTCCGCAAGCTGCGTCTTTGAAAGTAGTGGACATTTCAG GTGGCTGTGGAGCAATGTATGAAATACATATAGAATCAGACGAATTTAAGGGGAAAAGAACAGTGCAGCAACATCAGTTAGTTAACCAG GCCCTCAAAGATGAGATCCAAGCAATGCATGGTCTGCGCATATTTACAGATGTTCCCAGAGAGTAG
- the bola3 gene encoding bolA-like protein 3 isoform X2: MTCDMTFTVIITRQVQRALSSQTDGEVRIAQILREKFPQAASLKVVDISGGCGAMYEIHIESDEFKGKRTVQQHQLVNQALKDEIQAMHGLRIFTDVPRE; this comes from the exons ATGACTTGTGACATGACTTTC ACCGTTATAATAACAAGACAAGTGCAGAGGGCGCTCTCGTCCCAGACGGATGGAGAAGTACGAATCGCGCAGATATTAAGAGAAAAGTTTCCGCAAGCTGCGTCTTTGAAAGTAGTGGACATTTCAG GTGGCTGTGGAGCAATGTATGAAATACATATAGAATCAGACGAATTTAAGGGGAAAAGAACAGTGCAGCAACATCAGTTAGTTAACCAG GCCCTCAAAGATGAGATCCAAGCAATGCATGGTCTGCGCATATTTACAGATGTTCCCAGAGAGTAG